From Halorientalis litorea:
AGGCGTGTCCCTCGTCGCGGAGCGGGTCGTAGCCACAGGTCATGACGAACGCCGGCGGCGTCTCGGCGAGGTACTCCGGCCGTGCGTTCATCGGGAACGCCCACGGGTTGTGCGCGTCGAACTCGTCGGCCATGTACTGGGCGGCGAACCAGAGCAAGTCGTGTGACGTGATGAAGTAACCGTCGCCGTTCTGTGCGCGCGACTGCATCGGGTCCATGTACGTCGTCGCCGGGTACAGGAGCAGTTGACGGTCGATGTCGGGCATCCCCCGGTCGACGGCCATCAGCGAGACGACTGCCGAGAGGTTCCCGCCGGCACTGTCACCGGCGAGGACGAGGGTGTCGCCGTCGCCACCGTACTCCTCGGCGTTGCTCTGTGCCCACCGAGCGGCGACGTAGGCGTCCTTCGGTGCGGCGGGCCACGGGTCCTCCGGTGCCTTGCGGTACTCGACGGAGACGACGGTGGCCTCGGCCCGCTTACAGAGCAGGCGACAGAGGTTGTCGTGCGTGTCGACGCTGCCGGTGACGAACCCGCCGCCGGGGTAGTACACGACGGTCGGAAACGGGCCGGTCCCCGTGGGTTCGTAGACGCGGGCCGGAATCGCCGGTTGGTCGGGCGCGTCGCCCGGAATCTCCACGTCGGTGACTGCCCCCACCTCCTCCGGTTCGGTCCCGGAGAGGTCTGTCAGCACTTCGAGCTGTTGTCGCGCCATCTCGGGTGTACTCGCAGAGAGACTGATATCGTACTCGTTGAGCAAGTCGAGTACGTTCTCGACGTGGTCGTCGAGGTCCCCCCGCACTGGTCGGTCGTCGAACATTGTCCACTGTTGGCACACACTCCGGTTTCAATCTTTCACAATCGATGCGAGGCGTGAGATAAAGGGGGGCGGCTTCCGACGAATCGGCGTGCCCGTCGCTGATACGTTCTTTTTTTATGAGATGGAATGTAATCAGTGTCCAATGACCGAGCAGTTCGACGTGGTTGTCGCCGGTGCAGGTCCCGCTGGCGCACAATGTGCCCGCGACGTGGCGGAGCGGGGGTACGACGTTCTCGTCCTCGAGACGGAGGCCGAAGACGAGTTCCCTCGCCAGAGCAACAAGTCGACTGGCGGGACGTTCCCGTCGATGATGGCGTCGTTCAACGTCCCGGACGACGTGGTGATGCAGTTTACCGATAGCGTGGTGTTGGAATCGCCGAACGAACACTTCGTCCGCGACATGGCCGGCGCGGTGTTGGAGTTCGCCGACTTCAAACAGTGGCTCGTCGACGCGGGCCGCGAGGCCGGCGCACAGTACCGGTTCGACGCCCGCGTGTCGGGGCCAGTGCTAGAGGGTGGTGAAATCGTCGGCGTCGAGTACAACGGCGGCGAGCAGGTATACGGCGACATCGTGGTCGACGCCACCGGCCCGTCCGCGCCGCTGGCACAGGAACTCGGCGTGGCCAACCTCGAACGCCGCAATCAGGCCATCGGCGTCGAGTACGAGTTCGAGGGTGTCGATTTGGACCACCCAGACTACGCCGACCTGACCGACGCGATGATGCTCCGTCTCGACCACGAACTCGCGCCTGGCGGCTACTCGTGGATATTCCACACCGGCGCGGACACGGCGAAGGTCGGCCTCTGTTACATTCAAAACGACGAGTTCAGGCGACACGCCACCGCCGACCGGACCATCGACGGCTACCTCGACTACTGGCTCGAGCGGGACCCACGCTTCGAGAACGCCGAGCGCATCGCGGGGAAACAACACCGTGGCTCGGCCCACATCCAGCCCCCGGACAGCATGAGCACGGCCAACTTCATGGCCATCGGCGACACGGTACCGACTATCGACCCGCTCTGGGGCGAAGGCATCCACAAGTGCATGGAGTCGGGACGGGCCGCCGCCATCACCGCGGACCGGTGTCTCACTCCGGCGACCCCGGACACGTCAGCCGAGGAGATGGCGATATACGACGAACTGTGGCACGACCGGGTCGCACCGAAGATGCGGACCCGACTGCTGATGACGCGACTCCTCTACTTCGCGCCGAACGACCGCTACGACAGGCTGATGCGTGACCTCCAGCGTGCCGACGACGACACCCTCGCCCGGGTGAACAACGGCGACAAGATGGCGATGCGGAAGATGTTCCACCTTTCGGACCTCCCGATGTTGGCACAGTTCGCCCGCCAACACGTCGGGAGTTGACCGACGACGGCCGGTCCGACGTAGTTCCCCCAAGCTACTAATGAGAAAACGGTCATTGAACGGGTAGATGAGCGTTTCGTGTCCGTCCTGTGGGGACCGGGTGGAGAACACGTACAACTGTCGTGACTGTGGGGACGCCTTCTGCGTGGACTGCCGACTTCCCGGCGACCACGATTGTGTTTCCGAAGGGGGCAACGACTCGTCGGAGCCAGCGTCGGCGTCCGATGACTCGTTCTGGGCGTCAGTCGAAGAGTCGCTCGCGCCGTTTCACGACGCGATGCGACCGCTCGCGCGCGGGTGGCGAAAGATACCGTGGCCGATACCGGTCGTGCTGTCTGTCGTCGTCGTTCCGCTCTCGTGGTTCATCTTCGCGGCGCACGTCTACGCCGAACGGTTGGGACCGGACGGTCCGGTTTGGACGCCGAGTCGCGTGTACTACTTCCCGACGGCGGCGACAGTCTTCCTCGGCGTCTTCCCGCTCGTCGGCCTCGGCATCACGGCCGTCATGGGGTACCCCCTCCTGTTCGTGACCGTCTTGGTGTACGCGGTTCGGCGCGCTCGTAACTCCGGTCCGGACAGCGACGCGGACGCGGACACTGATTCGGAGACGACCGACGACGAGGTGACCACACTCTTGGACGAGGCACGGACTGAGGCCGGGGTGGCACGCGAGGCGGCCGACGACGGCGACCACGAACGCGCCGCCGACCGCTACGACCGCGCTATCGACCGGGCGGAACGCGCCCGTGAGATGGCCACCGACGCCTTCCCAGACCGAATCCCCGAGATAGAGGAGTACCTCTCGACGCTCCGACGACGCCGCGAGGACGTACCGGACGAGTAGCCGCCCGTTCGGCCGCGAGCCATCGGCAGGTCCACAATTCCTTTGAGCCCTGGACTCGTCCTGTCTTTCGAGATGTCTCACCAGGACACCGGGACCGAGAGCGCGCCGCGTGCCAGCGGGATGCCGATGCTCGGCCTCGGAACGTGGCAAAACGACGAACCCGGCCAGTGCGCCGAGAGCGTACAGACTGCCCTCGAGATGGGCTACAGACACGTCGACACCGCACAGGCCTACGGGAACGAGGCCGCCGTCGGCGAGGGCATCGCGGCGGCGGACGTGGACCGCGAGGACGTGTTCCTCGCCACGAAGGTCTGGATTTCGCGCCTCGCTCACGACGACGTGCTCTCCTCGACCGAGGAGAGTCTCGACAAACTCGGCGTCGACAGTCTGGACCTGCTCTACATCCACTGGCCCGCCCGCGAGTACGACCCCGAGGGGACGCTCGCGGCGTTCGAGCAGCTACACGACGAGGGTAAAATCGAGCACTTCGGCGTCTCGAACTTCGAACCGGAGCACATCGAGGCGGCGCGCGACCACACCGACATCCCGATATTCGCCAATCAGGTCGAACTCCACCCGCTACTCCCACAGGAGGAGTTGCGGGAGTACGCCGCCGAAACCGGCCTCGAACTGGTGGCGTACTCGCCGCTGGCACGCGGTCGGGTGTTCGACAACGACACCATCACCACAATCGCCGAGAAACACGACGCCAGCGCGGCACAGGTCAGTCTCGCGTGGCTTCGCGAGAAGGGCGTGACCGCCATCCCGAAGGCGACGGGCGAGGCACACATCCGCGACAACTGGGCGTCGCTGTCGCTCGACCTCTCAGAGGACGACATCGCCGCCATCGACGCCATCGACGAGACGGACCGGCAGGTCCACCCGGACTTCGCACCGGACGCGTGGTGACCGGAACCCACCGACGGAACGGGCGAGCCAGAATGGTTATACCCGGGGCGTCGCAACGCGAGAGATATGAGCGCGGGTAGTCAGACGGGAATTGTCGGCGGAATCCGCTACGACGTGCGGCGGATGCACGAGACGTGGATGGAGTTGTTCTTCCCGCGGCAGTTCGAGGCGTCGAACTCGGTGCTCGGGAAGTGGGAGCCACAGACCGCACGCGAGAAAGTCACGTACAACAGTTGGTACTATCTCGGCGTGCCCGTCATCGCGCTCCTCTACCCGCTCGTGCTGACGGGCTACTTCCTCCGGTTCCAGACCCGCCGTCTCGACCGGACGGCGATGCGACTCGGGACCATCGGCGTCGCCGTCCTTCTGCTCCTGTTCTGGGGTGGACTTACAGCGTACGCCCGTCTCCAGTTCACGCCCGCGGGATTCTTCGCCGTCGCGGCGGCGTCCATCGTCGCCATCGTCGCCTCGGCACTCGGCCTGCTGTTCCGTCGCGTCGGCGGGCGCGTGACGACGGTGGTGTTCGCCTACCCCTTCGCGATGACTGCCATCTTCCTCCCGCCAGTCGTCGCGGCACTGTACTCGCCCACCGTCGCCGACTACGTGCTCCCCCAGAGCGAGAACATCGCGATTCGCCTGCTCAACGGCCCGCTCGCGTTCGTGGGGCTGGAGGAGTACCTCCGGCGGACCTACGACCTCCGGGGCGTCGCCTACGCCGGGATGTGGTTCGGCATCGCCGTCCCCGTCGGATGGCTCCTCGGCATCCTCGTGACGCTCGCGGACCTCGTTCGCCCCACGGCCGACGAAGACTGAGGCAAGGGGAACGGATGGCTTGCGGGCGGCAAGCGCAATCCTAATTTCGGTCGCGTCCGTCCCGTACGTATGGAGTTCGACCTCACCAAGACGGCGGTCATCTTCGCGGCGATAATCGCTGTCGGCGTCGGCGGCCTCATCGCCGCACCGATTCCGATGGAGACCGGCACGATTCTGATGATGGTGTTGCCGTCGACAGTCGTCTTCGGCGTCGTCTGCCTCGCACTGGGCGTCAAATACGGCGAGTACCGGGCGCGGTCAGTCTAACTCTCGGCGTCGCCCCTTCGGAATCTGCGAGCGGAGTTCTCCGTGTAGATAGAGACCGACACCGAGCGGTTCGGTCGTCCCGGCGATGTCGTGGGCGGCGACGAGGTACCCCCAGTCGCCGTCCCAGTCGAGCGGTTGGTCCTCGCCCGCGACGAACGTCTCGGCCTCCGCCCGTGAGAGTTCCACCACGTTCTTCGTCGCGTACTTGCCGAACCGCTGGGCGGCGTTCGTCGTCGGTTTCCAGTGTTCGCCGCGGGTCCGGAGGACGCTCATCCCGAGACTCTCGACGCGGACCGGCGAGTCCACGTCGGCGCGAAACGCCCACACCTTCCCTTTCCCCTTCTCCCAGAACGTGTACTCGGCGAAGAACTCCGGGTCGATGCCGAACCGCTCGTCCCACCACGCGAGGACCGCTGTGCGGGTCGGCCGCCGGTCGAGTTCGCGGTCCGCCGCCGTCTCGGGGAGTCGGTCGAACTGTTGGCCGTCGTTCACGCGAACCCCCTCCAGCGGTGAGTGTGAGCAGGGAGTGGGAGACGAGCGAGCGATGCGAGCGAGTGGGAACGACCGTGTTCACGCGAGCGGAGCGAGCGTGCCGCGAACGACGTGAGCGGGCTCATCCCGTCACCTCCAGTTTCGCACAGAAGAAGCCGCCCGTGTCGTTGCGATGGGGGTAGATGCGGCGTGCCTTCGCGACGCTGCCGTCGAACGTCTCGCCCTGCCACTCCGTCACGCCCGGTGCGGTGTCGAGTGACAGGTCGAACTCGACGAGGCGGCAGTCCTCCTCGGTGAGGACGTGGTCGAGGACGGCCTCGTTCTCCTCGGGCGCGAACGTACAGGTCGAGTAGACGACGGTGCCGCCCTCGCGTGTCGCCTGTACGGCACGGGTGAGGATACCCTGCTGGACCGTCGCGATACTCTCCACGTGGTCGAGCGACCACTCCTCCAGCGTGTCCGGGTTCTTCCGTACTGTCCCCTCACAGGAACAGGGCGCGTCGACCAGCGCGCGGTCGTACTCTTCCCCACCCCACGGCTTCAGCGAGTGGACGCGGGCGTCCTCGTTCGTGATGCCGAGGTTCGTCACGCCCAGTCGCTCGGCGTTCGAGCGGAGCGCGGAGATGCGTCCGAGGTTGCTGTCGGTCCCCACGAGCAGGCCGCCGTCGTCCATCAGCGCGGCGAGTTGCGTGGTCTTGCTCCCCGGCGCGGCGCAGGCGTCCCACACCCGCTCGCCCGGTTGCGGGTCGAGGACGGTGGCTGGAACCGCCGAGACTTCCTCCTGCCCGTGGAGCCACCCGTGGTAGTACGGCCAGTTGGCACCGGGTTGTGTCTCGGGGAGTTTCAGCAGGCCGGGGTGCCAGTCACACGGCTCGAACGCGATGGCTTCCTCGTCGAGGGCGCGCCGGGCGCGCTCGACTGTCGTCTTGATGGTGTTGACCCGGACGACCGACGGGAGCGGACGCTCACAGGCCGCAGTGAACGCCTCGAAATCGTCGAGGAGTGACTCGTACCGCTCCAGTACCTCCATTGCCTGCCCGTTCGAGACGGGGGGTAAAAACCTCGGCTATCCTCAGTACGTCTCGTCGGCCAACTCTTCGAGGTGGGACTCGATTTCCGGGAACTTCGCCGTGTCCACGAACCCGTACTCACCCCCGCCGTAGAACGACTCGGGAATCTCCGTGTCCACGAGGAGCGTCTCCGCGTCGCCGTCGACGTGATTCACTTTGTCCAGTGGCACGATGCGGACGAGCGTCCCCTCGTCGTCGTGTCGGTCCGCCTCGTCCGCACGCTCGACACAGACGGCCGCGCGCTCTCGGACCAGCACTGCATCGAACGTCTGGCCCTCGTACTCGTTCGTCGTAAACAGTTTGACGCGTCCCATACCGCACCCGACGGCGGCGAGACACAAAACGTTCTCGCGGCCACCGGGTGACGGCGACCGGACGCCCACGCCGCCCTCGCGCCCCGCGGTGTTATGTATCCCGACAGTCTGGTTGTACTATGGCACACGTTCAGATTCACGACGACACCATCGACCTCCAATCACCTGTTCTCGTGGAAGGGCTCCCCGGTGTCGGGTTGGTCGGCAAGCTAGCGACGGACCACCTCGTAGAGCACCTCTCGATGACACACTACGGGTCCTGCTTCTGTGACGGACTCCCGGACGTGGCGGTCTATCAGGAGGACTCTGGAGCGGTCCAACCGCCGGTCCGCATCTACGCGGCCCCCGACCACGATTTGCTCGCCCTCCAGAGCGATGTCCCCGTCTCGCCTTCCGAGGCCGCCGAGTTCGCCACCTGTCTCACGGGGTGGCTCGCAGAGCAGAACGCCCTCCCGCTGTATCTCAGCGGCCTCCCCACCGAGAAGGACGGCCGTCCGAAACTCCACGGCATCTCGACCGGTGACGCCGATACACTCCTCGACGACCACGACATCGGCACGCCCCGTCAGGGCGGCCTAGTTTCTGGCCCGACCGGTGCGTTGCTCCACCAGGCCTACCGCAGTGACCTCGATTCCCTCGGCCTCGTCGTCCAGTCGAACAGGCAGTTTCCCGACCCGGAGGCCGCCCGCGTCCTTCTAGTGGACGCCATCCAGCCAATCGCCGGCGTCGATACGCCGACCGATTCGCTCGTCGAACAGGCCGAAGAAGTCGCGGACGCCCGCCAGCAACTCGCCGAGCAGATGAGTCAGGCCACCGAGGAGAGCAGTCAGGCCCAACCGCTCGGGTTCCAGTAGTACCTTTTTGCCGCGCTGGCTCCGTTCCGCACCGCGGCCGCCCTGCTTTGTCCTCTGCAACCGCCCCGCAACCGCTTCACGCCGCCACTACTCGGCCCAGCACCGCCCCGCCGCCACTCCGCAACCTTCACCCGCGTGCCGTCCGCACTCACAACCATGACCGACGCAGACGAACGCCTCGCGGCGTTTCTCGGCGAGGCGGAGACCGTCTTCGAGGAGTA
This genomic window contains:
- a CDS encoding alpha/beta hydrolase, with the translated sequence MFDDRPVRGDLDDHVENVLDLLNEYDISLSASTPEMARQQLEVLTDLSGTEPEEVGAVTDVEIPGDAPDQPAIPARVYEPTGTGPFPTVVYYPGGGFVTGSVDTHDNLCRLLCKRAEATVVSVEYRKAPEDPWPAAPKDAYVAARWAQSNAEEYGGDGDTLVLAGDSAGGNLSAVVSLMAVDRGMPDIDRQLLLYPATTYMDPMQSRAQNGDGYFITSHDLLWFAAQYMADEFDAHNPWAFPMNARPEYLAETPPAFVMTCGYDPLRDEGHAYAVELAEAGVDVEYTNYESMIHGFLNMEGIVDRAYDGIDEVAEQIHEA
- a CDS encoding digeranylgeranylglycerophospholipid reductase, giving the protein MTEQFDVVVAGAGPAGAQCARDVAERGYDVLVLETEAEDEFPRQSNKSTGGTFPSMMASFNVPDDVVMQFTDSVVLESPNEHFVRDMAGAVLEFADFKQWLVDAGREAGAQYRFDARVSGPVLEGGEIVGVEYNGGEQVYGDIVVDATGPSAPLAQELGVANLERRNQAIGVEYEFEGVDLDHPDYADLTDAMMLRLDHELAPGGYSWIFHTGADTAKVGLCYIQNDEFRRHATADRTIDGYLDYWLERDPRFENAERIAGKQHRGSAHIQPPDSMSTANFMAIGDTVPTIDPLWGEGIHKCMESGRAAAITADRCLTPATPDTSAEEMAIYDELWHDRVAPKMRTRLLMTRLLYFAPNDRYDRLMRDLQRADDDTLARVNNGDKMAMRKMFHLSDLPMLAQFARQHVGS
- a CDS encoding AN1-type zinc finger domain-containing protein, translating into MSVSCPSCGDRVENTYNCRDCGDAFCVDCRLPGDHDCVSEGGNDSSEPASASDDSFWASVEESLAPFHDAMRPLARGWRKIPWPIPVVLSVVVVPLSWFIFAAHVYAERLGPDGPVWTPSRVYYFPTAATVFLGVFPLVGLGITAVMGYPLLFVTVLVYAVRRARNSGPDSDADADTDSETTDDEVTTLLDEARTEAGVAREAADDGDHERAADRYDRAIDRAERAREMATDAFPDRIPEIEEYLSTLRRRREDVPDE
- a CDS encoding aldo/keto reductase, with amino-acid sequence MSHQDTGTESAPRASGMPMLGLGTWQNDEPGQCAESVQTALEMGYRHVDTAQAYGNEAAVGEGIAAADVDREDVFLATKVWISRLAHDDVLSSTEESLDKLGVDSLDLLYIHWPAREYDPEGTLAAFEQLHDEGKIEHFGVSNFEPEHIEAARDHTDIPIFANQVELHPLLPQEELREYAAETGLELVAYSPLARGRVFDNDTITTIAEKHDASAAQVSLAWLREKGVTAIPKATGEAHIRDNWASLSLDLSEDDIAAIDAIDETDRQVHPDFAPDAW
- a CDS encoding DUF7333 family protein; protein product: MEFDLTKTAVIFAAIIAVGVGGLIAAPIPMETGTILMMVLPSTVVFGVVCLALGVKYGEYRARSV
- a CDS encoding DUF7122 family protein; the encoded protein is MNDGQQFDRLPETAADRELDRRPTRTAVLAWWDERFGIDPEFFAEYTFWEKGKGKVWAFRADVDSPVRVESLGMSVLRTRGEHWKPTTNAAQRFGKYATKNVVELSRAEAETFVAGEDQPLDWDGDWGYLVAAHDIAGTTEPLGVGLYLHGELRSQIPKGRRRELD
- a CDS encoding RsmB/NOP family class I SAM-dependent RNA methyltransferase, with amino-acid sequence MEVLERYESLLDDFEAFTAACERPLPSVVRVNTIKTTVERARRALDEEAIAFEPCDWHPGLLKLPETQPGANWPYYHGWLHGQEEVSAVPATVLDPQPGERVWDACAAPGSKTTQLAALMDDGGLLVGTDSNLGRISALRSNAERLGVTNLGITNEDARVHSLKPWGGEEYDRALVDAPCSCEGTVRKNPDTLEEWSLDHVESIATVQQGILTRAVQATREGGTVVYSTCTFAPEENEAVLDHVLTEEDCRLVEFDLSLDTAPGVTEWQGETFDGSVAKARRIYPHRNDTGGFFCAKLEVTG
- a CDS encoding proteasome assembly chaperone family protein, producing MAHVQIHDDTIDLQSPVLVEGLPGVGLVGKLATDHLVEHLSMTHYGSCFCDGLPDVAVYQEDSGAVQPPVRIYAAPDHDLLALQSDVPVSPSEAAEFATCLTGWLAEQNALPLYLSGLPTEKDGRPKLHGISTGDADTLLDDHDIGTPRQGGLVSGPTGALLHQAYRSDLDSLGLVVQSNRQFPDPEAARVLLVDAIQPIAGVDTPTDSLVEQAEEVADARQQLAEQMSQATEESSQAQPLGFQ